The following coding sequences are from one Gossypium hirsutum isolate 1008001.06 chromosome A12, Gossypium_hirsutum_v2.1, whole genome shotgun sequence window:
- the LOC107924044 gene encoding scarecrow-like protein 6 yields MNAMPLSFEEFQGKGALDFASSTSSCSNSSLLLQHQQQKKWQNNKESCCYVGFEPTSTRSPSPPTSSSTVSSSFGGGSGGASTDSSGVAETAAVSKGKSQSFDTGTGKCGLSLEDWENDQSILRLIMGDVDDPSLGLNKILQPPSGSGGGGGSSENMEFNAGFGMADHSFGFDSITSSVSLMNNDMVSCSNPVFDQNQAEFTQNPFMFFPSYAAEMQEHNLLSPPPPKRFNSGTSGPNYQVPKVQFSASGPELYLRRQQLLHQRPTTPKIVTDEMANQQLQQAIIDQLIQAAELIETGDPVLAQGILARLNHQLSPVGKPFIRAAFYFKEALQLLLRFNTTNTSTLYTTNMIFKIGAYKSFSEISPTVQFVNFTCNQALLEVFEGCNRVHIIDFDIGYGGQWASLIQELVLRNGDAPCMKITAFACPTSYDEFELGFTIENLKHYANEINMGFDIEIVSLEALNSCSWSSLPLHFGENETIAVNLPIGSFSNYPSTLPLILRFVKQLSPKIVVSSDRGCDRTDVPFPHHIIHALQSYSGLLESLDAVNMNLDALEKIERFFLQPSIEKIVLGRHRSLERRPPWRSLFIQSGFSPLTFSNFTESQAECLVQRTPIRGFHVEKRQSALVLCWQRRELIAASAWRC; encoded by the coding sequence ATGAATGCCATGCCCCTATCCTTTGAGGAATTTCAAGGGAAGGGGGCTTTAGATTTTGCTTCTTCAACTTCATCTTGTTCCAATTCATCACTGTTATTACAACACCAGCAACAGAAAAAGTGGCAAAACAACAAGGAAAGTTGTTGCTATGTGGGATTTGAGCCCACATCTACAAGAAGCCCGAGTCCACCAACGTCTTCATCAACAGTGTCTTCCTCATTCGGCGGAGGCAGCGGTGGTGCCTCCACGGACAGCAGTGGCGTGGCGGAAACAGCAGCTGTCTCCAAAGGTAAAAGCCAGTCTTTTGATACAGGGACGGGAAAATGTGGTTTAAGTTTGGAGGATTGGGAGAATGACCAATCCATTTTGAGGCTAATTATGGGTGATGTTGATGACCCTTCTTTGGGGTTAAACAAGATCCTTCAACCACCAAGTGGCAGCGGCGGCGGCGGTGGGTCTTCGGAAAATATGGAGTTTAATGCTGGTTTTGGTATGGCCGATCATAGTTTCGGGTTCGACTCCATTACTAGTAGTGTTAGCTTGATGAACAATGATATGGTTTCGTGTTCAAATCCCGTATTTGACCAAAACCAGGCCGAGTTCACCCAGAATCCGTTTATGTTTTTCCCTTCGTATGCTGCTGAAATGCAGGAACATAATCTTTTATCACCACCACCGCCGAAGAGATTCAATTCCGGCACAAGTGGACCGAATTATCAAGTGCCGAAAGTTCAGTTTTCGGCTTCGGGACCGGAGCTTTATCTCCGGCGTCAACAACTGCTTCATCAAAGGCCAACCACGCCGAAGATAGTGACTGATGAAATGGCCAACCAACAGCTTCAGCAGGCAATAATAGACCAATTAATTCAGGCCGCAGAGCTGATCGAAACCGGTGATCCGGTACTCGCGCAAGGGATATTGGCGCGGCTCAATCACCAGCTCTCCCCTGTAGGTAAGCCCTTTATAAGGGCTGCTTTCTACTTTAAGGAGGCCTTACAATTACTCCTTCGTTTCAACACTACCAACACTTCAACTTTGTATACTACCAATATGATTTTCAAGATCGGTGCTTACAAATCGTTCTCTGAGATATCTCCGACCGTTCAATTCGTGAATTTCACTTGTAATCAAGCGCTTCTCGAGGTTTTCGAAGGGTGTAATCGAGTTCACATAATCGATTTCGACATCGGATATGGTGGACAATGGGCTTCTTTGATACAAGAACTTGTTTTAAGAAATGGCGACGCACCCTGTATGAAAATTACTGCGTTTGCTTGTCCAACAAGTTACGATGAATTCGAACTCGGATTCACAATCGAGAATCTTAAGCATTATGCTAATGAAATCAACATGGGTTTCGATATCGAAATAGTTAGCCTCGAGGCATTGAATTCGTGTTCTTGGTCTTCATTGCCCCTGCATTTCGGTGAAAACGAAACGATTGCTGTTAATCTACCGATCGGTTCTTTTTCCAATTACCCTTCAACTCTCCCCTTGATCCTCCGTTTCGTAAAGCAATTATCACCCAAAATCGTTGTCTCGTCTGACCGTGGCTGTGACCGAACCGATGTCCCGTTCCCTCATCACATAATCCATGCACTCCAATCATACTCTGGCCTACTCGAATCCCTCGACGCGGTGAACATGAACCTTGATGCGTTGGAAAAGATTGAAAGGTTCTTCCTTCAACCAAGCATTGAAAAAATCGTGTTGGGTCGACATCGGTCCCTCGAAAGAAGACCTCCATGGAGGAGTTTGTTTATACAATCCGGATTTTCACCATTAACATTCAGTAACTTCACTGAATCACAAGCTGAATGTTTGGTTCAAAGAACACCAATTCGAGGTTTCCATGTCGAAAAAAGACAATCGGCACTTGTTCTTTGTTGGCAAAGGAGAGAATTAATTGCTGCTTCAGCTTGGAGATGCTGA